One Streptomyces sp. NBC_00102 DNA segment encodes these proteins:
- a CDS encoding MerR family transcriptional regulator has product MRIGELARRTGVSERSLRYYEAQGLLEADRTPGGHREYREGTVDRVIRIQEFYAAGLRSSKIGELLPCVRDSDGGPSATATPRLVADLGAERERIDRMISELQRSRDVLDDVIATAKEQTPSAAAAAKAAAAGDAVA; this is encoded by the coding sequence ATGCGGATCGGTGAACTGGCCCGGCGTACGGGCGTCAGCGAACGCTCGCTGCGCTACTACGAGGCGCAGGGGCTGCTGGAGGCGGACCGTACACCCGGCGGGCACCGCGAGTACCGGGAAGGCACGGTGGACCGGGTGATCCGCATCCAGGAGTTCTACGCGGCCGGGCTGCGCAGCTCCAAGATCGGCGAACTTCTGCCCTGCGTACGGGACTCGGACGGCGGCCCGTCCGCGACCGCCACGCCCCGGCTGGTCGCCGACCTCGGCGCGGAGCGGGAGCGGATCGACCGGATGATCAGCGAACTCCAGCGCTCCCGGGACGTGTTGGACGACGTGATCGCCACCGCGAAGGAGCAGACGCCCTCGGCTGCGGCAGCCGCCAAGGCGGCAGCGGCGGGGGAC
- a CDS encoding alkene reductase, producing MTNPPAIASATSAQAPEPEPGKVFEPARLGPLRLPNRLVMAPLTRNRATADGVPTPLMVTYYAQRATAGLIIAEASTPNAVGQTYPHITAIHRPEHVTGWRAVTDAVRAAGGRMFLQLQHGGRVGHPDTSGLTPVAPSPVALPETLHTPSGKQQAPVPREMGPDDIEEHIADFASAARRAIEAGFEGVEVHSANGHLLHQFLSQNTNRRTDAYGGPVGNRVRFVAEVVRAVAEEIGPERVGLRVSPGHTVNSIEEGDTEVIYPALVAALADSRIAYLHIGYADPDQPVFQRIRKDWPGTLIANPVLPKDRLPEDGGLAASERLLAAGADLIALGRPFLANPDLVHRLRTGAPVNQVRDAYMMYVGGATGYTDYPTLPTGG from the coding sequence ATGACGAACCCACCCGCAATCGCTTCCGCGACCTCCGCCCAGGCCCCCGAACCCGAGCCCGGCAAGGTCTTCGAGCCCGCCCGGCTCGGTCCGCTCCGGCTCCCGAACCGGCTGGTGATGGCCCCGCTGACCCGTAACCGGGCCACCGCCGACGGCGTACCGACCCCGCTCATGGTCACCTACTACGCCCAACGCGCCACGGCGGGACTGATCATCGCCGAGGCGTCCACCCCGAACGCGGTGGGGCAGACGTACCCTCACATCACCGCGATCCACCGGCCGGAACACGTCACCGGATGGCGCGCGGTCACCGACGCGGTACGCGCGGCGGGCGGGCGGATGTTCCTCCAGCTTCAGCACGGCGGACGGGTCGGACACCCCGACACCAGCGGACTGACCCCGGTCGCGCCCTCGCCCGTGGCGCTGCCCGAGACGCTCCACACGCCCTCGGGCAAGCAACAGGCCCCCGTACCCCGGGAGATGGGCCCGGACGACATCGAGGAGCACATCGCCGACTTCGCCTCCGCCGCGCGTCGCGCGATCGAGGCGGGCTTCGAAGGGGTGGAGGTCCACAGCGCCAACGGCCACCTGCTCCACCAGTTCCTCTCGCAGAACACCAACCGCCGCACCGACGCCTACGGCGGCCCGGTCGGCAACCGCGTCCGGTTCGTCGCCGAGGTGGTACGCGCCGTCGCCGAGGAGATCGGCCCCGAACGCGTCGGGCTGCGCGTCTCGCCCGGCCACACGGTCAACAGCATCGAGGAAGGCGACACCGAGGTGATCTACCCCGCGCTCGTCGCCGCCCTCGCGGACAGTCGGATCGCCTATCTGCACATCGGGTACGCCGACCCGGACCAGCCCGTCTTCCAGCGCATCCGCAAGGACTGGCCCGGCACCCTGATCGCCAACCCGGTGCTCCCGAAGGACCGCCTCCCCGAGGACGGCGGCCTCGCCGCGAGCGAGCGCCTGCTCGCCGCCGGAGCCGACCTCATCGCCCTCGGCCGCCCGTTCCTCGCCAACCCCGACCTCGTCCACCGCCTGCGCACGGGCGCGCCGGTCAACCAGGTGCGGGACGCGTACATGATGTACGTCGGCGGGGCGACGGGCTACACGGACTACCCGACGCTGCCGACCGGCGGATGA
- a CDS encoding quinone oxidoreductase, producing the protein MRAIQVYEVGGSEVLKEAEVDQPRPGPGEAVVEVAASGVNFLDVYYREGRYSLPLPFTPGSEGAGTVVEVGPGVVDVAVGDRVGWVEIPGTYAERAVVDSSRLVPLPDDIGFETAAAVLLQGMTAHYLIKDAYPVQAGDTVLVHAAAGGMGQLLTQLITHLGGRVIGTTSTTAKAELAKRAGAAEVILSSEVDDLAAEVRRLNGGQGLPVVYDGVGASTFDASLASLRTRGHLVLFGAASGAVPPFDPIRLAHGGSLSLIRPSLGDFIIDRSELLRRAADVFEWVRSKALEATVTGRYALSEAARAHSDLEARRTTGKLLVIPDAAAVGRREETQS; encoded by the coding sequence ATGCGAGCGATTCAGGTGTACGAAGTAGGCGGTTCCGAGGTGCTGAAAGAGGCCGAGGTGGACCAGCCGCGGCCCGGTCCCGGCGAGGCGGTCGTGGAGGTCGCCGCGTCCGGGGTCAACTTCCTCGACGTCTACTACCGCGAGGGCCGTTACAGCCTCCCGCTGCCCTTCACTCCGGGCTCCGAGGGCGCCGGGACGGTCGTCGAAGTCGGACCCGGCGTCGTCGACGTCGCAGTGGGGGACCGGGTCGGTTGGGTGGAGATACCCGGCACGTATGCCGAGCGGGCCGTCGTGGACTCCTCCCGGCTGGTGCCGCTGCCCGACGACATCGGCTTCGAGACAGCCGCCGCCGTGCTCCTCCAAGGCATGACCGCGCACTATCTCATCAAGGACGCCTACCCGGTTCAGGCGGGCGACACGGTGCTCGTGCACGCGGCCGCCGGTGGCATGGGGCAGCTTCTGACCCAGCTCATCACCCATCTCGGCGGCAGGGTGATCGGTACGACGTCGACCACCGCGAAGGCCGAGCTGGCGAAGCGTGCCGGGGCCGCCGAGGTGATCCTTTCCTCCGAGGTCGACGATCTCGCAGCCGAGGTGAGGCGGCTCAACGGCGGCCAGGGACTGCCGGTCGTCTACGACGGCGTCGGCGCGAGCACCTTCGACGCGAGCCTCGCCAGCCTGCGCACCCGCGGCCATCTCGTGCTCTTCGGCGCGGCAAGTGGTGCCGTGCCGCCGTTCGATCCGATCCGGCTCGCCCACGGCGGTTCGCTGAGTCTGATCCGGCCCAGCCTCGGGGACTTCATCATCGATCGGTCCGAACTGCTCCGACGGGCCGCCGATGTGTTCGAGTGGGTCCGCTCCAAGGCGCTTGAGGCCACCGTGACGGGCCGCTACGCACTGTCCGAGGCCGCCCGGGCCCACAGCGATCTGGAGGCACGGCGTACCACCGGCAAGCTGCTCGTCATACCCGATGCGGCCGCCGTGGGGCGCCGCGAGGAGACGCAGAGCTGA
- a CDS encoding DinB family protein codes for MTPELKRPPLQADERTSLIGWLDLQRQILRWKCEGISEEDAHRSVLPSSPLMTMAGLVSHMRWVEHTWLEVVFLGGDEKQNPSFDESAEDADWQTDGRTLAELLAEYEAQCARSNEIVAAASLDDIGRHTGFHSAGANLRWMLIHLIEETGRHAGHADIVRELLDGTKGYY; via the coding sequence ATGACACCTGAACTGAAGCGCCCCCCACTTCAAGCGGACGAACGCACATCCCTCATAGGCTGGTTGGACCTCCAGCGGCAGATCCTGCGCTGGAAGTGCGAGGGGATCAGCGAGGAGGACGCGCACCGTTCCGTCCTCCCGAGCTCTCCGCTCATGACGATGGCCGGTCTCGTCTCCCACATGCGCTGGGTCGAGCACACCTGGCTGGAGGTGGTGTTCCTCGGCGGTGACGAGAAGCAGAACCCGTCGTTCGACGAGTCGGCCGAGGACGCCGACTGGCAGACCGACGGGCGGACTCTCGCCGAGCTGCTCGCGGAGTACGAGGCCCAGTGCGCGCGCAGCAACGAGATCGTCGCGGCGGCCTCCCTGGACGACATCGGCCGGCACACCGGCTTCCACTCCGCCGGCGCCAACCTCCGCTGGATGCTGATCCACCTCATCGAGGAGACGGGCCGGCACGCGGGGCACGCGGACATCGTCCGGGAGCTGCTGGACGGCACCAAGGGCTATTACTGA
- a CDS encoding DUF397 domain-containing protein, with protein MTAVPPDLRRAHWRKSSHSDGGQTNCLEVCADFPGLVPVRDSKNPDEPAILVTATAWAEFVAFAAQR; from the coding sequence ATGACAGCCGTGCCGCCCGACCTCCGCCGCGCCCACTGGCGAAAGTCAAGCCACAGCGACGGCGGTCAGACCAACTGCCTCGAAGTCTGCGCCGACTTCCCCGGCCTCGTCCCCGTCCGCGACAGCAAAAACCCCGACGAACCCGCCATCCTCGTCACCGCCACCGCCTGGGCGGAGTTCGTCGCGTTCGCCGCCCAGCGCTGA
- a CDS encoding DUF397 domain-containing protein, whose protein sequence is MITPDLSQAYWRKSSHSDGGGTNCVEVAGSLSGVVPVRDSKNPAGPTLAITTPAWTSFLDALKRPE, encoded by the coding sequence GTGATCACGCCTGACCTCAGCCAGGCCTACTGGCGCAAGTCGAGCCACAGCGATGGTGGCGGCACAAACTGCGTGGAGGTGGCCGGGAGCCTGAGCGGAGTCGTACCCGTCCGCGACAGCAAAAACCCCGCCGGACCCACGCTCGCCATCACCACGCCCGCGTGGACCTCGTTCCTCGACGCCCTCAAGAGGCCGGAATGA
- a CDS encoding DUF397 domain-containing protein, with the protein MDRLHQRRPDDGPVITPDLRRAHWRKSSHSDGGDTNCVVVAVNLDEVVPVRDSKNPAGPALLLSTTAWSAFIHDIRKADR; encoded by the coding sequence GTGGACCGCCTTCATCAACGACGTCCGGACGACGGACCGGTGATCACACCCGACCTCCGCCGCGCTCACTGGCGCAAGTCGAGTCACAGCGACGGTGGCGACACGAACTGCGTCGTAGTGGCAGTCAACTTGGATGAAGTCGTACCCGTCCGCGACAGCAAGAACCCCGCCGGACCGGCACTCCTTCTCAGCACAACCGCATGGTCCGCTTTCATCCATGACATTCGGAAGGCCGACCGGTGA
- a CDS encoding DUF397 domain-containing protein, which yields MSRTPDFNCTRWRKSTYSDGGANNCLEIADDCPGFAPVRDSKNPTGPTLLIAAPAWTAFINDVRTTDR from the coding sequence ATGAGCCGTACCCCCGACTTCAACTGCACGCGCTGGCGTAAGTCCACCTACAGCGACGGCGGGGCCAACAACTGCCTTGAAATCGCTGACGACTGCCCCGGATTCGCCCCTGTCCGCGACAGCAAGAACCCCACCGGGCCCACGCTCCTCATCGCCGCCCCCGCGTGGACCGCCTTCATCAACGACGTCCGGACGACGGACCGGTGA
- a CDS encoding helix-turn-helix transcriptional regulator, whose protein sequence is MTAPADVDEESGRAALGRTLRYLRETAGKSLAELAADTRYDKSYLYRLEVGQRLSKLEVMEDLDRYYASGELLQGLWKVARREVFKDKYKEFMRLEPAARIMHLFTLGIPGLLQTEDVARESLSGAQETTAEAELVEEQVIARLGRQQLLHRVPAPSVRIIMDEYALRRPVSDAKAWEKQLCHLIEMAEVPSLVLQVLPFAAGAHNLMDGSLTLLWQEDGGAVAYTEGNGCAELIEDPSAVTRYRLSYDRLRDLALPPSESDAFIRGVLEEHRS, encoded by the coding sequence ATGACCGCTCCGGCCGACGTGGACGAGGAGTCGGGACGCGCCGCGCTCGGACGGACGCTGCGCTACCTCCGCGAGACGGCCGGCAAGTCACTGGCCGAACTCGCGGCGGACACCCGCTACGACAAGAGCTACCTGTACCGACTGGAGGTCGGGCAACGGCTGTCCAAGCTGGAGGTGATGGAGGACCTCGACCGGTACTACGCGAGCGGGGAGCTGCTCCAGGGATTATGGAAGGTGGCGCGGAGGGAAGTCTTCAAGGACAAGTACAAGGAGTTCATGCGGCTGGAGCCGGCGGCCCGGATCATGCACCTGTTCACTCTGGGAATTCCGGGGTTGCTCCAGACCGAGGACGTTGCCCGGGAGTCGTTGTCCGGGGCTCAGGAAACGACTGCTGAGGCAGAGCTGGTGGAGGAGCAGGTCATAGCGCGCCTCGGTCGGCAGCAACTGCTCCACCGTGTCCCGGCACCATCGGTCCGAATCATCATGGACGAGTACGCGTTACGTCGCCCCGTGTCGGATGCCAAGGCTTGGGAGAAGCAGCTGTGTCACCTCATCGAGATGGCGGAGGTGCCGTCACTCGTACTCCAGGTGCTGCCCTTCGCTGCGGGGGCACACAACCTCATGGATGGCTCACTCACTCTGTTGTGGCAGGAAGACGGTGGAGCTGTTGCCTACACCGAAGGCAACGGATGCGCCGAGTTGATTGAGGATCCGTCCGCAGTAACCCGATACCGGCTGTCCTACGATCGGCTAAGAGACCTGGCGTTGCCCCCGTCAGAATCCGACGCGTTCATCAGGGGCGTCCTGGAGGAGCACAGATCATGA
- a CDS encoding ISAs1 family transposase yields the protein MNQSGPGKVAVLVAPSSVPSALHLPQAASGASRPEAVVPSGLLAALSLVPDPRNPRGVRFRLATLLAVGVCALTSAGHNSLTAIAEWVRRCDQDVLARLGCPFDPFTGRFKAPGERTLRDVFARVDPALLTAAGFTRLTTLQARPVTAIGPDGIVEREQRRAHRIAQHETDRPQPRRAAFAVDGKCLRGAVRADGSRVFVLSAVRHHDALTAALREIGAKTNEITEFAPLLDALDDQDLTGSVVTVDALHAQTSHARYLVEDRQAHYLLSVKNNQPTLARQLTKLPWWQVPVLDQSRDRGHVREEVREVKVVSVNGLLFPHARQVVRIDRKRRRIGTSKWQTETVYAVTDLAAHQASPVEIAAWARGHWIIENTVHWTKDVTFAEDASQIRRHRTPAVMSALRDLAHATLHRSGWANIASGRRAHTHPAATLTLHGIP from the coding sequence GTGAACCAGTCCGGTCCCGGTAAGGTCGCCGTGCTCGTTGCACCATCATCTGTTCCGTCCGCTCTGCACCTGCCACAGGCCGCGTCCGGGGCGTCACGGCCCGAGGCGGTGGTGCCGTCCGGGCTGCTCGCCGCTCTGTCCCTGGTGCCCGATCCGAGGAATCCGCGCGGGGTGCGGTTCCGGCTGGCCACGCTGCTCGCGGTCGGCGTGTGTGCACTCACCAGCGCCGGACACAACTCCCTGACCGCCATTGCCGAGTGGGTACGCCGCTGCGACCAGGATGTCCTGGCCCGGCTGGGCTGCCCTTTCGATCCCTTTACCGGCCGGTTCAAGGCTCCGGGCGAGCGAACCCTGCGCGATGTATTCGCCCGCGTCGACCCCGCGCTCCTCACCGCCGCTGGTTTCACCAGACTCACCACACTCCAGGCCCGCCCGGTGACCGCGATTGGCCCGGATGGGATCGTCGAGCGCGAACAGCGCCGCGCCCACCGGATCGCCCAGCACGAGACGGACCGGCCGCAACCGCGTCGTGCGGCTTTTGCCGTGGACGGCAAATGCCTGCGCGGAGCGGTCCGCGCGGACGGCAGCCGTGTCTTCGTCCTTTCCGCAGTGCGCCACCACGATGCGTTGACTGCTGCTCTGCGCGAGATCGGTGCGAAGACGAACGAGATAACCGAGTTCGCTCCGCTGCTGGACGCCCTCGATGATCAGGACCTGACCGGCTCCGTCGTCACCGTCGACGCCCTGCACGCCCAGACGAGCCACGCTCGCTACCTTGTCGAGGACCGCCAGGCCCACTACCTGCTGTCGGTGAAGAACAACCAGCCCACCCTGGCTCGCCAGTTGACCAAACTGCCCTGGTGGCAGGTACCGGTCCTCGACCAGTCCCGCGACCGCGGACACGTCCGTGAGGAGGTCCGCGAGGTGAAGGTGGTGAGCGTGAACGGTCTGCTGTTCCCTCACGCCCGCCAGGTTGTTCGCATCGACCGCAAACGCCGCCGAATCGGCACATCGAAGTGGCAGACCGAGACCGTCTATGCCGTCACCGATCTCGCGGCCCACCAGGCGTCTCCCGTTGAGATCGCTGCCTGGGCGCGTGGCCACTGGATCATCGAGAACACCGTCCACTGGACCAAAGACGTGACCTTCGCCGAAGACGCCAGTCAGATCCGCCGGCATCGCACCCCAGCCGTCATGAGCGCACTGCGCGACCTTGCCCACGCCACCCTCCACCGCTCCGGATGGGCCAACATCGCCAGCGGCCGACGAGCCCACACGCACCCCGCAGCCACGCTCACCCTTCACGGGATTCCGTGA
- a CDS encoding GNAT family N-acetyltransferase encodes MTASDTAVTISHQPKPQTDWVLTDAPTPEDVAAISDALERFNIEHTGIADRRPLAVLVRDPETRQVVGGLTGRTSLGLFFLDLFYLPPRLRGSGLGTEILRQAEDEARARGCRTAVLYTITFQAPGFYQKNGWKRLGEVPCDPPGTSRVFMTKELTASTGEPVRSR; translated from the coding sequence ATGACCGCGTCCGACACTGCCGTCACCATCTCCCACCAGCCCAAACCCCAGACGGACTGGGTGCTCACCGACGCCCCCACACCCGAAGACGTTGCGGCGATCTCCGACGCGCTGGAGCGCTTCAACATCGAGCACACGGGAATCGCCGACCGCAGACCTCTGGCCGTCCTGGTCCGTGATCCCGAGACGCGCCAGGTGGTCGGCGGACTGACCGGGCGTACCTCGCTCGGGCTGTTCTTCCTCGACCTCTTCTACCTGCCGCCCCGGCTGCGTGGCAGCGGGCTGGGAACAGAGATCCTCCGGCAGGCCGAGGACGAGGCTCGTGCCCGTGGCTGCCGCACGGCCGTGCTCTACACCATCACCTTCCAGGCCCCCGGCTTTTACCAGAAGAACGGGTGGAAGCGGCTGGGAGAGGTGCCCTGCGATCCGCCGGGCACCAGCCGCGTCTTCATGACCAAAGAACTCACCGCATCGACTGGTGAACCAGTCCGGTCCCGGTAA
- a CDS encoding helix-turn-helix transcriptional regulator — MGTVDIQRAGQDVGVDLAGVARLLADGTRAAFCLALLDGRAWTANELARYAGVAPSTATSHLNLLVNGGLLVEERHGRHRYVRVADRRVVELIESLAALAPKHSAPPRSLSASGRRQALARARLCYDHLAGTTALAITDAMVERGLLEWGPEPGLTGKGTLWLAETGITVPAGSRRPPVRACLDWTERRLHLAGAVGAALSAHALATGWMTRIGTTRALLVTLAGRRALHDHLGLPPAEL, encoded by the coding sequence ATGGGCACCGTGGACATTCAGCGCGCAGGCCAGGATGTGGGTGTGGACCTGGCGGGCGTGGCCAGACTGCTGGCCGACGGCACCCGGGCCGCCTTCTGCCTCGCGCTGCTCGACGGGCGGGCATGGACGGCGAACGAGCTCGCGCGCTATGCCGGAGTGGCGCCGTCCACGGCGACCTCGCACCTGAACCTGCTCGTAAACGGCGGACTCCTCGTCGAGGAGCGGCACGGACGCCACCGCTACGTACGGGTGGCCGACCGCAGAGTGGTCGAACTGATCGAGAGCCTTGCCGCGCTGGCCCCCAAGCACAGCGCCCCACCACGCTCGCTGTCGGCCTCCGGCCGGCGGCAGGCACTGGCCCGCGCCCGGCTGTGCTACGACCACCTGGCCGGAACCACCGCACTGGCCATCACCGACGCGATGGTCGAACGCGGACTCCTGGAGTGGGGACCCGAGCCGGGCCTGACCGGCAAGGGCACCCTCTGGCTTGCCGAGACCGGCATCACGGTGCCTGCCGGATCACGCCGGCCACCGGTGCGCGCATGCCTCGACTGGACCGAGCGCCGTCTCCACCTGGCTGGCGCTGTGGGCGCCGCCCTGTCTGCCCACGCACTCGCCACCGGGTGGATGACGCGCATCGGCACCACCCGCGCCCTCCTCGTGACACTCGCCGGCCGCCGGGCACTGCACGACCACCTCGGCCTGCCACCAGCTGAACTCTGA
- a CDS encoding ADP-ribosylglycohydrolase family protein yields the protein MTIGTTAVWGRVEQQDFRSRVRGALLGGALGDALGAGVTPLTLEEIREAHGVGGVADFVPVFGRRGGVTAVTQLTLFTVDGLIRAQVRRDTGAWHPPTDVYRAHLRWAATQRDWGPDERREGDGWLAREEWLYARRAPVRACLHGFGDTTMGTLESPRNPQARDSAALTRSAPFGLLAGWEPQLVCQLAVECAAQSHGHSTAQLAAGAFAVVVHGLARRDTLDGSVQRALALLAERPGHEPVSEAVRRALGAVRQGIPGPALIESLGSDDSAEEVLAVGLYCALVGEDVRHGLRLAVNHGGPSSPAAAVCGALLGALHGETALPPSWLAEIEGRATILELADDFAMEMTQGPALHNATAAAPGWLARYPRA from the coding sequence ATGACCATCGGGACCACAGCTGTCTGGGGCCGTGTGGAGCAGCAGGACTTCCGCAGCCGGGTACGGGGAGCGCTGCTGGGTGGCGCGCTCGGGGACGCTCTCGGGGCGGGGGTCACCCCGCTCACGCTGGAGGAGATCCGCGAGGCCCACGGGGTCGGCGGTGTGGCTGATTTCGTGCCGGTGTTCGGGCGGCGGGGCGGTGTCACGGCGGTCACCCAGCTGACCCTGTTCACCGTGGACGGGCTGATACGGGCGCAGGTGCGGCGCGATACGGGCGCCTGGCATCCGCCGACCGACGTGTACCGGGCCCATCTGCGGTGGGCGGCGACGCAGCGGGACTGGGGGCCGGACGAGCGGCGCGAGGGTGACGGCTGGCTCGCGCGCGAGGAGTGGCTGTACGCCCGCCGGGCCCCGGTGCGGGCCTGTCTGCACGGGTTCGGCGACACCACCATGGGCACCCTGGAGAGCCCCAGGAACCCGCAGGCGCGGGATTCGGCCGCGCTGACCCGGTCCGCGCCGTTCGGGCTGCTCGCGGGGTGGGAGCCGCAGCTCGTGTGCCAGCTCGCCGTCGAGTGCGCGGCGCAGAGCCACGGGCACTCGACCGCCCAACTGGCCGCCGGGGCCTTCGCGGTGGTGGTGCACGGGCTGGCCCGGCGGGACACGCTGGACGGGTCGGTGCAGCGGGCGCTCGCGCTGCTCGCGGAACGCCCGGGCCACGAGCCCGTCAGCGAGGCGGTGCGCCGGGCCCTCGGAGCCGTACGGCAAGGCATTCCCGGGCCCGCGCTGATCGAGTCGCTGGGGTCGGACGACTCGGCGGAGGAGGTCCTCGCGGTGGGGCTGTACTGCGCGCTCGTCGGCGAGGACGTGCGGCACGGGCTTCGGCTGGCCGTGAACCACGGGGGGCCGTCCTCGCCCGCCGCGGCGGTCTGCGGGGCGCTGCTGGGCGCGTTGCACGGGGAGACGGCCCTGCCGCCGTCCTGGCTCGCGGAGATCGAGGGGCGGGCCACGATCCTCGAACTCGCCGACGACTTCGCGATGGAGATGACCCAGGGCCCGGCCCTGCACAACGCGACTGCCGCTGCGCCGGGTTGGCTCGCCCGGTATCCGAGGGCGTGA
- a CDS encoding GNAT family N-acetyltransferase, translated as MQPSDSHPSGVQPPDVLHCDRIELRRWHADMIEGLDRAITESREHLRPWMPFAATHDRAQGEGFLAFAEKEWLAGEGYNYAILSDGVVVGSCGLHRRIGPHGLEIGYWLHHAWTGQGLATMAAAALVRAAGELPGIDHVEIHHDEANVASGAVARRLGFTEVARIVAPDRQAAPGETGVDLIWRLAVRAEASAAPA; from the coding sequence ATGCAGCCCTCTGACTCGCACCCCTCCGGCGTGCAGCCTCCCGACGTGCTCCACTGCGACCGGATCGAACTCCGCCGGTGGCACGCCGACATGATCGAGGGGCTGGACCGGGCGATCACCGAGTCGCGCGAGCACCTGCGTCCCTGGATGCCCTTCGCGGCCACCCACGACCGGGCACAGGGCGAAGGCTTCCTCGCCTTCGCCGAGAAGGAGTGGCTGGCGGGGGAGGGATACAACTACGCGATCCTCTCGGACGGTGTGGTGGTCGGAAGCTGTGGCCTGCACCGTCGCATCGGGCCGCACGGTCTGGAGATCGGGTACTGGCTCCACCACGCGTGGACCGGACAGGGGCTGGCCACCATGGCCGCGGCAGCCCTGGTGCGGGCAGCGGGAGAGCTGCCGGGCATCGACCACGTCGAGATCCACCACGACGAGGCAAACGTCGCGAGCGGCGCGGTCGCCCGGCGCCTGGGCTTCACCGAGGTCGCCCGAATTGTCGCGCCGGACCGGCAGGCGGCGCCCGGTGAGACGGGCGTCGACCTGATCTGGCGTCTCGCGGTACGGGCCGAGGCGTCGGCGGCCCCTGCCTGA
- a CDS encoding DUF1330 domain-containing protein, whose product MTAYVIADVKLTGDADELAEYRSQVVATLAPYGGRYLARGGETDVVEGAWAPGQIVLVEFPDLASARAWNDSAEYQAIAPLRSRNTDSRRLIVEGL is encoded by the coding sequence ATGACCGCATACGTGATCGCAGACGTGAAGTTGACCGGCGACGCCGATGAACTGGCCGAGTACCGTTCGCAGGTGGTCGCCACCCTCGCCCCCTACGGCGGACGCTATCTGGCCCGGGGCGGCGAGACCGATGTCGTCGAGGGCGCCTGGGCCCCCGGGCAGATCGTTCTGGTGGAGTTCCCGGACCTGGCCTCCGCGCGAGCCTGGAACGACTCGGCGGAGTACCAGGCGATCGCCCCGTTGCGCAGCCGGAACACGGACAGCAGAAGGCTGATCGTCGAGGGCCTCTGA